Proteins found in one Geomonas subterranea genomic segment:
- a CDS encoding HPr family phosphocarrier protein, producing the protein MIEGQFVIPNKLGLHARASALLVKTSSAFSSEIRIEREGVEVNGKSIMGIMMLAAAKGSTVTLKVEGADEVEAYAAIGELIRNGFGEE; encoded by the coding sequence ATGATCGAAGGACAATTCGTAATACCGAACAAGTTGGGGCTGCACGCCAGGGCCTCCGCGCTCCTGGTGAAGACCTCCAGCGCTTTCTCCTCGGAGATCAGGATCGAGCGGGAGGGCGTCGAGGTGAACGGCAAGAGCATCATGGGGATCATGATGCTCGCGGCCGCCAAGGGGAGCACCGTCACCCTGAAGGTGGAGGGTGCGGACGAGGTCGAGGCCTATGCCGCAATCGGGGAGCTGATCCGGAATGGATTCGGAGAAGAGTGA
- the rpoN gene encoding RNA polymerase factor sigma-54: MAIEMRQQMKMSQQLVMTPQLQQAIKLLQLSRLELQDVVRQELEENPILDEVIEQEEIREPEQLELREKEAEPESSTSDFQEVRAGEETREADWDSYIDGYNYSSGEQYYDDEDRPSFENLLTKKSTLFDHLLWQLSLTRLTDREMAVGAEIIGNIDEDGYLRATLEDVASACVQVSPFSEEALEWAGLAAGAPGEQVAEAADGFAESVLTPLVEGVLKRIQEFDPVGVGARDLRECLLIQVASLGMSGSLVEALLRDHLKDLESHKYKQAAKVLGVDVNDILAATRIIAELDPKPGRVFGSDDVQYISADIFVHKVGDEYVVMLNDEGMPNLRINPIYAPEAKSTRQVDKVAEDYIGEKMRSAIWLIKSIQQRQRTIFKVAKSIVKFQRDFLDRGIEHLRPLVLRDIAEDIGMHESTISRVTTNKYMQTPQGLFELKYFFNSGISTGEGDFIASESVKSKIKELVDNEDPKRPYSDQRLAELLSGHNIVIARRTVTKYREMLRIGSSSERKKHF; this comes from the coding sequence ATGGCAATTGAGATGCGCCAGCAGATGAAAATGAGTCAGCAACTGGTGATGACCCCCCAGTTGCAGCAGGCCATCAAGCTGCTTCAGCTCTCCCGGCTGGAGTTGCAGGACGTAGTGCGCCAGGAGCTGGAAGAGAACCCCATCCTGGACGAGGTGATCGAACAGGAGGAGATCCGCGAGCCCGAACAGCTCGAGTTGCGCGAGAAGGAAGCGGAGCCCGAAAGTTCCACCAGCGACTTCCAGGAGGTCCGCGCCGGCGAAGAGACCCGCGAGGCGGACTGGGACTCCTACATCGACGGCTACAACTACAGCTCCGGCGAGCAGTACTACGACGACGAGGACCGCCCCTCATTTGAAAACCTCCTCACCAAGAAATCCACCCTGTTCGACCACCTGCTCTGGCAGCTGAGCCTGACCCGTCTCACCGACCGCGAGATGGCGGTCGGGGCCGAGATCATCGGCAACATCGATGAGGACGGCTATCTCCGCGCGACCCTCGAGGACGTCGCCTCGGCCTGCGTGCAGGTGAGCCCCTTCAGCGAGGAGGCCCTGGAATGGGCGGGGCTCGCCGCGGGCGCGCCCGGGGAGCAGGTGGCCGAAGCGGCCGACGGCTTCGCTGAGAGCGTGCTGACGCCGCTGGTCGAGGGGGTCCTGAAGCGGATCCAGGAGTTCGACCCGGTCGGGGTGGGGGCACGCGACCTGCGCGAGTGCCTGCTGATCCAGGTGGCGAGCCTGGGGATGTCCGGGAGCCTGGTCGAGGCGCTTTTGCGCGACCACCTGAAGGACCTGGAGAGCCACAAGTACAAGCAGGCAGCCAAGGTGCTCGGCGTGGACGTCAACGACATCCTCGCGGCCACCCGCATCATCGCCGAGCTCGACCCCAAGCCGGGGCGGGTCTTTGGCAGCGACGACGTGCAGTACATCTCCGCCGACATCTTCGTCCACAAGGTGGGCGACGAGTACGTGGTGATGCTCAACGACGAGGGGATGCCGAACCTCCGGATCAACCCGATCTACGCCCCCGAAGCCAAGAGCACCCGCCAGGTCGACAAGGTGGCCGAGGACTACATCGGCGAGAAGATGCGCTCCGCCATCTGGCTCATAAAGAGCATCCAGCAGCGCCAGCGCACCATCTTCAAGGTAGCGAAGAGCATCGTCAAGTTCCAGCGGGACTTCCTGGACCGCGGCATCGAGCACCTGCGCCCGCTGGTTCTGCGCGACATCGCCGAGGACATCGGGATGCACGAGTCCACCATCAGCCGCGTCACCACCAACAAGTACATGCAGACCCCCCAGGGGCTCTTCGAGCTGAAGTACTTCTTCAACTCAGGGATCTCCACCGGCGAGGGGGATTTCATCGCCTCCGAGAGCGTCAAGAGCAAGATCAAGGAGCTGGTGGACAACGAGGACCCCAAGCGCCCCTACTCGGACCAGCGCCTGGCGGAGCTCCTTTCCGGCCACAACATCGTGATCGCCCGGCGCACCGTCACCAAGTACCGCGAAATGCTCCGCATCGGTTCGTCCTCGGAGCGCAAGAAGCATTTCTAA
- the rapZ gene encoding RNase adapter RapZ produces MRIVIITGLSGSGKSTAVKALEDEGFFCLDNLPVSLVSTFIELVEHSREDIKDVALVMDIRSRDFIKGYDQVFQAIASAGHSVKIFYFDATDEVLIRRFSETRRRHPALEGASVPEGIRFERDQLAGLRRIATAIIDTSEMNVHRLKEVVIGLVKGGEGALEMQVNLQSFGFRYGLPLESDLVMDVRFLPNPYFVAELRPYSGLEPGVRDYVLKQKETEVFLERFRDMLEFLLPGYRREGKSYLSVSIGCTGGRHRSVAIAEELYHYFRQRNVNIKISHRDIEKGLG; encoded by the coding sequence ATGCGCATCGTCATCATAACCGGCCTCTCCGGCTCGGGAAAATCGACGGCGGTGAAGGCGCTGGAGGACGAGGGGTTCTTCTGCCTGGACAACCTCCCGGTCTCGCTGGTGAGCACCTTCATCGAGCTGGTGGAGCACTCCCGCGAGGACATCAAGGACGTGGCCCTGGTGATGGACATCCGGAGCCGCGACTTCATCAAGGGCTACGACCAGGTGTTCCAAGCCATCGCCTCGGCCGGGCACAGCGTCAAGATCTTCTACTTCGACGCCACCGACGAGGTCCTGATCCGTCGCTTCTCCGAGACCCGCCGCCGCCACCCGGCGCTGGAGGGTGCGAGCGTCCCCGAGGGGATCCGTTTCGAGCGCGACCAGCTGGCGGGCCTTAGGCGCATCGCCACCGCCATCATCGACACCTCCGAGATGAACGTGCACCGCCTGAAGGAGGTGGTGATCGGACTGGTCAAGGGGGGGGAGGGTGCCCTGGAGATGCAGGTGAACCTGCAGTCCTTCGGCTTCCGCTACGGCCTCCCTTTGGAGAGCGACCTGGTCATGGACGTGCGCTTTCTCCCCAACCCGTACTTCGTGGCCGAGCTGCGCCCCTATTCCGGCCTGGAGCCGGGGGTGCGCGACTACGTGTTGAAGCAGAAGGAGACCGAGGTGTTCCTGGAGCGGTTCCGGGACATGCTGGAATTCCTGCTGCCGGGATACCGCAGGGAGGGTAAATCCTACCTCTCCGTTTCCATCGGCTGCACCGGCGGAAGGCACCGCTCGGTGGCCATCGCAGAAGAGCTGTACCACTACTTCCGGCAGCGGAACGTGAACATAAAAATTTCCCACAGGGACATAGAGAAGGGGCTGGGATGA
- the hprK gene encoding HPr(Ser) kinase/phosphatase, protein MSLSIKDLLEDKAYGLDLQLLCGEAGLSNRLYSSRIQKPGLALTGYTEHLHPDRVQVLGNTEISYLSQIPEEVGSRHIEKLCSYPIACFIVTKGLDPPEFLKRSAEAAGIPLLVTHHQSSTFISLITKFLEESLLPSTHIHGVLVDVLGVGVLLLGKSGIGKSECALDLVIRGHRLVADDVIHIKKKMPAALVGQAGETIQYHMEIRGLGIINIKDLYGVSSIREKKIIDMVLELMEWDANQEYERLGIDEPVKTILGVDLPHLKIPVRPGRNLTSIIEVAARNFLLKGMGYHSAREFHEKLLARLEFRPLGNEVE, encoded by the coding sequence ATGAGCCTCAGCATCAAGGATCTGTTGGAAGACAAGGCGTACGGCCTCGACCTGCAGCTTCTGTGCGGCGAAGCGGGCCTCAGTAACCGGCTCTACAGCTCCCGCATCCAGAAACCCGGCCTGGCCCTCACCGGCTACACGGAACACCTGCATCCGGACCGGGTCCAGGTGCTGGGCAACACGGAGATCTCCTACCTAAGCCAGATCCCCGAAGAGGTCGGCTCCCGGCACATCGAGAAACTCTGCAGCTACCCCATCGCGTGCTTCATCGTCACCAAGGGGCTCGATCCCCCCGAGTTCCTGAAGCGTTCCGCCGAGGCGGCCGGCATCCCGCTTCTGGTGACCCACCACCAGTCCTCCACCTTCATAAGCCTCATCACGAAGTTCCTCGAAGAGAGCCTGCTCCCCTCCACGCACATCCACGGCGTGCTGGTCGACGTCCTCGGGGTGGGGGTGCTCCTTTTGGGCAAGAGCGGCATCGGCAAGAGCGAGTGCGCCCTCGACCTCGTGATCCGCGGGCACCGGCTGGTGGCCGACGACGTGATCCACATAAAGAAGAAGATGCCCGCGGCCCTGGTGGGGCAGGCGGGGGAGACCATCCAGTACCACATGGAGATCCGCGGCCTGGGGATCATCAACATCAAGGACTTGTACGGGGTCTCCTCGATCCGCGAAAAGAAGATCATCGACATGGTGCTGGAGCTCATGGAGTGGGACGCCAACCAGGAGTACGAGCGGCTCGGGATCGACGAGCCGGTGAAGACCATCCTGGGGGTGGACCTGCCGCACCTGAAGATACCGGTCCGCCCGGGGCGCAACCTCACCTCGATCATCGAGGTCGCCGCCAGGAACTTCCTGCTGAAGGGGATGGGGTACCATTCCGCCCGCGAGTTTCACGAGAAGCTCCTGGCCCGCCTGGAGTTCCGCCCCCTGGGCAACGAGGTGGAATAG
- a CDS encoding phosphorylase family protein translates to MANENKSLGMVAAMPQEIAPVLARIKGYARGNIDGRNLYRFPVNGSCVYLIESGMGPAQAAAATRALIRHAEPDAIINFGFGGAVLPGLEVGELVLAERVFRLDQGALSELPLPDPALATLLQEHCAKVGLQLRRGGYITASGIRNKAEMASRLGGSTALPLLEMETAAVLEQAQGAGIPLVAIRGVSDAADEELGFSIEEFCDGNLNLVPWRVAWTISKRPWLIPQLIRLSGNCRRAGKRLALAVELALQALTRQSQP, encoded by the coding sequence ATGGCCAACGAAAACAAAAGCCTGGGCATGGTGGCCGCCATGCCCCAGGAGATCGCGCCGGTTCTGGCGCGCATAAAGGGATACGCCCGGGGAAACATCGACGGGCGCAACCTGTACCGGTTCCCCGTGAACGGCAGCTGCGTCTACCTCATCGAGTCGGGGATGGGACCCGCGCAGGCGGCGGCTGCGACCAGGGCGCTGATCAGGCACGCGGAACCGGACGCCATCATCAACTTCGGCTTTGGCGGCGCGGTCCTTCCCGGTCTCGAGGTCGGCGAACTGGTGCTGGCGGAGCGCGTCTTCCGTCTGGACCAGGGCGCGCTCAGCGAGCTCCCCCTGCCCGACCCCGCCCTCGCCACCCTGCTCCAGGAGCACTGCGCCAAGGTAGGGCTGCAGCTGCGGCGCGGAGGCTACATCACCGCCAGCGGGATCAGGAACAAGGCGGAGATGGCGAGCCGGCTCGGTGGGAGCACAGCGCTCCCCCTGCTCGAGATGGAGACGGCGGCGGTGCTCGAACAGGCGCAGGGCGCGGGGATTCCTCTGGTTGCGATCCGGGGGGTAAGCGACGCGGCCGACGAGGAGCTCGGTTTTTCCATCGAGGAGTTCTGCGACGGCAACCTGAACCTGGTCCCCTGGCGGGTGGCGTGGACCATCTCGAAACGGCCCTGGTTGATTCCGCAACTGATCAGGCTGTCAGGGAATTGCCGGAGGGCGGGGAAGCGGCTGGCGCTGGCCGTCGAACTTGCGCTGCAGGCGCTGACGCGGCAGAGCCAGCCTTAG
- the lptA gene encoding lipopolysaccharide transport periplasmic protein LptA, protein MRRIVSCLALLLALATAGNAAQGGANKEPLKIKSDTLNTDNDKKTAIFEGKVVARQGDMTLYTDRLVVSYSGPNNEVSQVEAFGNVRIVQEERQATGAHGVYDPKLARIILDGNPKVVSGEDVVTGRIITYYVNEQKSVVTSGPKERVEAVIHPGGKNAGAKP, encoded by the coding sequence ATGCGCCGTATCGTCTCCTGTCTCGCTCTGCTGCTCGCTTTGGCGACGGCGGGCAACGCCGCGCAGGGCGGCGCCAACAAAGAGCCATTAAAGATAAAGTCGGACACCCTCAATACCGATAACGACAAGAAGACCGCGATCTTCGAGGGGAAGGTGGTTGCCCGCCAGGGTGACATGACCCTGTACACGGACCGCCTGGTGGTCTCGTACAGCGGCCCCAACAACGAGGTGTCGCAGGTCGAGGCGTTCGGCAACGTGCGCATCGTCCAGGAGGAGCGCCAGGCGACCGGAGCCCACGGGGTGTACGATCCCAAGCTGGCGCGCATCATCCTGGACGGCAACCCCAAGGTGGTATCGGGCGAGGACGTGGTGACCGGCAGGATCATCACCTACTACGTCAACGAGCAGAAGAGCGTGGTTACCAGCGGCCCCAAGGAACGGGTGGAAGCGGTCATCCATCCGGGAGGAAAGAATGCCGGTGCCAAACCGTAG
- the lptB gene encoding LPS export ABC transporter ATP-binding protein — MPVPNRSTLYTKGLQKGFNKRMVVKGVDLEISSGEVIGLLGPNGAGKTTTFYMVVGLTRPDQGEVFLDGDPITGLPMYQRARRGISYLPQEPSVFRRLTVRDNLLAVLETMELEPVRRRERVEELLAEFRIEHIAGSRGYALSGGERRRVEIARALATDPSFILLDEPFAGIDPIAVIDIQNIITALKGKGLGVLISDHNVRETLGVCDKAYIMNAGEVLEVGDPVQISQSKKAREIYLGDKFRL; from the coding sequence ATGCCGGTGCCAAACCGTAGCACCCTCTACACCAAGGGGCTTCAGAAGGGGTTCAACAAGCGCATGGTGGTGAAGGGAGTGGACCTGGAGATCTCCTCGGGAGAGGTGATCGGGCTGCTTGGTCCCAACGGCGCAGGCAAGACCACCACCTTCTACATGGTGGTGGGGCTCACCCGCCCGGACCAGGGCGAGGTCTTCCTGGACGGGGACCCGATCACCGGGCTTCCCATGTACCAAAGGGCCCGCCGCGGCATCAGCTATCTCCCCCAGGAGCCGTCGGTGTTCCGGCGCCTCACCGTGCGGGACAACCTCCTCGCCGTGCTGGAGACCATGGAACTCGAACCGGTGCGGCGCAGAGAGCGGGTCGAGGAACTGCTGGCGGAGTTCCGCATCGAACACATCGCCGGGAGCCGCGGCTACGCGCTTTCCGGCGGGGAGAGACGCCGCGTCGAGATCGCCCGGGCGCTGGCCACCGATCCGAGCTTCATACTGCTGGACGAGCCGTTCGCCGGCATCGACCCCATTGCCGTGATCGATATCCAGAACATCATCACGGCGCTGAAGGGGAAGGGACTCGGGGTGCTGATCTCGGACCACAACGTCCGCGAGACCCTGGGTGTATGCGACAAGGCCTACATCATGAACGCCGGCGAGGTGCTCGAAGTGGGCGATCCCGTGCAGATTTCACAGAGCAAAAAGGCGCGTGAAATCTATCTGGGAGACAAATTCAGGCTGTAA
- the hpf gene encoding ribosome hibernation-promoting factor, HPF/YfiA family, giving the protein MQITTTFRHMEPSEALKSYAEEKLDRVKKYIDEPIVVQVFLTVEKIRHMAEVTINAKGITIKAAEETNDMYASIDAVSDKIERQLRRFKERIKAHKPASDARERQVQKAIVQAQGIEEGTQAPVIIKTKSFTMKPMSVEEAVMQMELLHKDFLVYTESSTETINVVYRRKDGNYGLISPENP; this is encoded by the coding sequence ATGCAGATAACCACGACTTTCAGGCACATGGAACCGAGCGAAGCGCTGAAGAGCTACGCGGAGGAGAAGCTGGACCGGGTTAAGAAATATATAGACGAGCCGATTGTCGTCCAGGTATTTTTGACCGTTGAGAAGATCCGCCACATGGCTGAGGTGACCATCAACGCCAAGGGGATCACCATCAAGGCCGCGGAAGAGACCAACGACATGTACGCCTCCATCGATGCGGTATCCGACAAGATCGAGCGCCAGCTGCGCCGCTTCAAGGAGCGCATCAAGGCCCACAAGCCGGCCTCCGACGCGCGCGAGCGCCAGGTGCAGAAGGCGATCGTCCAGGCCCAGGGTATCGAGGAAGGGACCCAGGCCCCGGTCATCATCAAGACCAAGAGCTTCACCATGAAACCGATGTCCGTCGAGGAGGCGGTGATGCAGATGGAGCTTCTGCACAAGGACTTCCTGGTCTACACCGAGTCCTCCACCGAGACCATCAACGTGGTGTACCGCAGGAAAGACGGCAACTACGGCCTGATCTCCCCGGAGAACCCGTAG
- the ptsP gene encoding phosphoenolpyruvate--protein phosphotransferase: protein MDSEKSESRELNGIGASAGIAIGQVRITDRRRVAVTEVVVANEEIPGELDRFTRAIERAKGELFALREQLSSTHGPEHLCVIDAHLMLLDDTMLVGETTQYIERLGINAEGALKRTLGRFKAFFEGVDDEYLRERGGDVETVVERVLRHMVGQKQEPIDNIQGKVIVVAHDLSPADILQIDKNRVMGVITDLGGRTSHTSILARAFEIPAVVGLERVTADVRDGDTLIIDGSTGVVIVNPGAEEFKEYLQKKQRYEYVERELLKLRDLPAQTLDGHRMRLKGNVEFIEEVASVHKHGGEGIGLYRTEMLFMNRGTLPTEEEQFQAYAALVKGMAPQPVTIRTLDIGGDKCLTDLDLSDEMNPALGVRAIRLSLRQPAVFKAQLRAILRASAFGEVKLFFPMVSGVAEVRAAKAILEEVKEELRGTHPFDEKVQVGIMIEIPSAVVIADLLAAEVDFFSVGTNDLIQYTLAIDRTNEHLSALFQPLHPAVLRSLKTIVDAAHAAGIEASICGEMAGDPEYLPILLGLGYDELSMNAVSIPRVKKIMRRCTLQEARTVALKALSFATAAEADAYLKGEIAARFSESFD, encoded by the coding sequence ATGGATTCGGAGAAGAGTGAGTCGAGGGAGCTGAACGGGATCGGCGCCTCCGCCGGGATCGCCATCGGGCAGGTGCGCATCACCGACCGGCGCCGGGTCGCCGTCACCGAGGTGGTGGTCGCCAACGAGGAGATCCCGGGGGAGCTGGACCGCTTCACCAGGGCGATCGAGCGCGCCAAGGGGGAGCTCTTCGCCCTGCGCGAGCAGCTCTCCAGCACCCACGGCCCCGAGCACCTCTGCGTCATCGACGCCCACCTGATGCTCCTTGACGACACCATGCTGGTCGGCGAGACCACGCAGTACATCGAGCGGCTCGGCATCAACGCCGAAGGGGCCCTGAAAAGGACCCTGGGGCGCTTCAAGGCCTTCTTCGAGGGGGTGGATGACGAGTACCTGCGCGAGCGCGGGGGGGACGTCGAGACGGTGGTCGAGCGCGTCCTCAGGCACATGGTGGGGCAGAAGCAGGAGCCCATCGACAACATCCAGGGGAAGGTGATCGTGGTGGCCCACGACCTCTCCCCCGCCGACATCCTGCAGATCGACAAGAACAGGGTGATGGGGGTCATCACCGACCTCGGGGGGAGGACCTCCCACACCTCGATCCTGGCCCGGGCCTTCGAGATCCCCGCTGTGGTGGGGCTCGAGCGGGTGACCGCCGATGTCCGCGACGGGGACACCCTGATCATCGACGGCTCGACCGGGGTGGTCATAGTCAACCCCGGGGCGGAGGAGTTCAAGGAGTACCTGCAGAAGAAGCAGCGCTACGAGTACGTGGAGCGGGAACTCCTGAAGCTGCGCGACCTGCCGGCCCAGACCCTGGACGGGCACCGGATGCGCCTGAAGGGGAACGTGGAATTCATCGAGGAGGTCGCCTCGGTGCACAAGCACGGCGGCGAGGGGATCGGCCTGTACCGCACCGAGATGCTTTTCATGAACCGCGGCACCCTTCCCACCGAGGAAGAGCAGTTCCAGGCCTATGCCGCGCTGGTGAAGGGGATGGCGCCGCAGCCGGTGACCATCAGGACGCTGGACATCGGCGGGGACAAGTGCCTCACCGACCTCGACCTCTCCGACGAGATGAACCCGGCGCTGGGGGTGCGTGCGATCCGCCTCTCGCTGCGCCAGCCCGCCGTCTTCAAGGCGCAGTTGCGGGCCATCCTGAGGGCGAGCGCCTTCGGGGAGGTGAAGCTCTTCTTCCCGATGGTTTCGGGGGTGGCCGAGGTCCGGGCCGCCAAGGCCATTCTGGAGGAGGTGAAGGAGGAGCTGCGCGGCACCCACCCCTTCGACGAGAAGGTGCAGGTGGGGATCATGATAGAGATACCCTCGGCGGTGGTGATCGCGGATCTCCTGGCGGCGGAGGTCGATTTCTTCAGCGTCGGCACCAACGATCTCATCCAGTACACGCTGGCCATCGACCGCACCAACGAGCACCTCTCCGCGCTGTTCCAGCCGCTGCACCCGGCGGTGCTCCGCTCGCTGAAGACCATCGTCGACGCGGCTCACGCCGCGGGGATCGAGGCCAGCATCTGCGGCGAGATGGCGGGAGACCCGGAGTACCTTCCCATCCTTTTGGGGCTTGGTTACGACGAACTCTCCATGAACGCGGTCTCCATCCCGCGGGTCAAGAAGATCATGCGTCGCTGCACCCTGCAGGAGGCGCGCACGGTGGCCCTGAAGGCCCTGAGCTTCGCCACCGCGGCGGAGGCGGACGCCTACCTGAAGGGTGAGATCGCCGCCCGTTTTTCCGAGAGCTTCGACTAA
- the hpnJ gene encoding hopanoid biosynthesis associated radical SAM protein HpnJ, which translates to MKPLFLNPPTFEDFDGGAGARYQASREVTSFWFPGWLTYPAGMIEGARVVDAPVQRLDLDACLAIAKDYDMVVMYTSTPTLAIDVETARRVKAQKPGTVTVLTGPHVSILPEESLRFAAGAVDIVCRGEFDYSTKELCEGKPWDEVDGISFLKDGKVVHTKDRAPIADLDVLPFASQVYQRDLPIEEYVIPHFRHPYVSIYASRGCPSRCIYCLWPQTFSGRTLRKRSPQNVYEEVKWIKENLPHVKDISFDDDTFTADKQHAIAIARAIKPLNVSWVINARANCDYETLKELRDAGMHHVVVGYESGNEQILKNIKKGVTKAQAIEFTRNCKKLGITVHGAFVLGLPGETRETIKETIAYAIDLDLTSIQVSLASPYPGTEFYQMAKENGWIASDSFLDETGHQKCVINYPDLSNQEIFDAVELFYNKFYFRPRYIARSIFSMLVNSQVRRKLLKEGAQYLSYMRKRKQAAC; encoded by the coding sequence ATGAAGCCGTTGTTTTTGAACCCGCCGACCTTCGAGGATTTTGACGGAGGTGCCGGTGCGCGTTACCAGGCCTCGCGCGAGGTGACCTCTTTCTGGTTCCCCGGCTGGCTCACCTATCCGGCGGGGATGATCGAGGGGGCGCGCGTCGTCGACGCGCCGGTGCAGCGCCTCGATCTCGATGCCTGCCTCGCGATAGCCAAAGATTACGACATGGTGGTGATGTACACCTCCACCCCGACCCTCGCCATCGACGTGGAAACCGCGCGCCGGGTCAAGGCGCAGAAGCCGGGCACGGTGACGGTGCTTACCGGTCCGCACGTGAGCATCCTCCCGGAGGAAAGCCTCCGTTTCGCCGCCGGCGCGGTCGACATCGTCTGCCGCGGCGAGTTCGACTACTCCACCAAGGAGTTGTGCGAAGGAAAGCCCTGGGACGAGGTGGACGGTATCAGCTTCCTGAAAGATGGCAAGGTGGTCCACACCAAGGACCGCGCCCCCATCGCGGACCTCGACGTCCTTCCCTTCGCAAGCCAGGTCTACCAGCGCGATCTTCCCATCGAAGAGTACGTGATCCCGCATTTCAGGCACCCCTACGTCTCCATCTACGCCAGTCGCGGCTGCCCATCCCGCTGCATCTACTGCCTGTGGCCGCAGACCTTCTCAGGGCGCACCCTCAGGAAGAGAAGCCCGCAGAACGTCTATGAAGAGGTGAAGTGGATCAAGGAGAACCTCCCCCATGTGAAGGACATCTCCTTCGACGACGATACCTTCACGGCGGACAAGCAGCACGCCATAGCCATCGCGAGGGCCATAAAGCCCTTGAACGTCTCCTGGGTCATCAACGCCCGTGCCAACTGCGACTATGAAACCCTGAAGGAGCTGCGCGACGCCGGGATGCATCACGTGGTAGTCGGGTACGAATCGGGAAACGAGCAGATCCTCAAGAACATCAAGAAGGGGGTCACCAAGGCCCAGGCGATCGAGTTCACCAGGAACTGCAAGAAGCTCGGCATCACCGTGCACGGAGCCTTCGTGCTGGGGCTGCCCGGCGAGACCCGCGAGACCATCAAAGAGACCATCGCCTACGCCATCGACCTCGACCTCACCTCGATCCAGGTCTCCCTGGCCTCCCCGTACCCGGGGACCGAGTTCTACCAGATGGCCAAGGAGAACGGCTGGATCGCCTCCGACAGCTTCCTCGACGAGACCGGGCACCAGAAGTGCGTCATCAACTACCCGGATCTTTCCAACCAGGAGATCTTCGACGCCGTCGAGCTGTTCTACAACAAGTTCTACTTCCGTCCCCGCTACATAGCGCGCAGCATCTTCAGCATGCTGGTCAATTCCCAGGTGCGCCGCAAGCTCCTGAAGGAAGGGGCCCAGTACCTGAGCTACATGCGAAAGCGCAAGCAGGCCGCCTGCTAG
- a CDS encoding PTS sugar transporter subunit IIA, with product MIGLLLVAHAGVASELLTAAEMIVGKLELAEAVGIAPDASATDVMAAIKDAVARVSGDGAIIMTDMFGGTPSNMSISFLQEGKVEVLTGVNLPMLIRFTQERNRCGVAELALKLKESAQEGITVAGDFLKK from the coding sequence ATGATAGGACTGCTTTTGGTAGCACATGCCGGCGTGGCCAGTGAGCTTCTGACCGCGGCGGAGATGATAGTAGGGAAGCTGGAACTTGCCGAGGCGGTGGGGATCGCCCCCGACGCGTCGGCGACGGACGTCATGGCGGCCATAAAGGACGCCGTGGCCCGGGTATCCGGCGACGGAGCCATCATCATGACGGACATGTTCGGCGGCACTCCCTCCAACATGAGCATCTCCTTCCTGCAGGAAGGGAAGGTCGAGGTGCTGACCGGGGTGAACCTCCCCATGCTGATCCGCTTCACCCAGGAGCGCAACCGCTGCGGCGTCGCGGAACTCGCCCTGAAGCTCAAGGAGAGCGCCCAGGAGGGGATCACGGTGGCCGGGGATTTCCTGAAGAAGTAA